From the Trifolium pratense cultivar HEN17-A07 linkage group LG4, ARS_RC_1.1, whole genome shotgun sequence genome, the window attctcatttttataacgtccgctacttaagtagcggaagagtAAAAAGGAAAAGGCGTAGGGTGCCCGAGTAACCGATAGCGTGACAAAATGAAATCTCATGGATGTGTGACCAACCTCACTTGTTTGGAAGCTTTTAGCCCAAAGTGGTAATTCAACTATAGAGCTGAAAGTAATTGCACAAGTAAGGTTTGATATCACATATTCACCCAAAATATTAAGGCATTGAGTTTACGGATTTTCTCACTTGTATGTTAttcaatttcaacttttttatCACATTTAATATATCACAATAGATAGTTGACACTCTTGTGGATGATTAAtggaacttcaagttgtttttattttttagataaacaacttttATCAGTACTATGATGTTATTTTGGAAATTcaagttatttttttagatatttAAAATCGTAAGATACTATAATGTGATTTTggataaacatttttttattggtactacaatgttattttggaatttcaagtttttttttttatgtttaaaattgtTCGATACTAAAACGTTATGTTGTAAACCGCACcaaccaaaccaatccaaaccgcattggtttagtttggtttggatgactttttaataatcaaccgaaccaaaccgaccgcttgcatttttatctcgcggtcaAGATGacttatgctcaaaaccgaaccaaatcgCACCACGAACACCCCTAAGAGCAACTACACGAGTGACATCAAAATCATTAAGGCTTTGGATGAATGGCCTACCTCACTTGTTTGGATATGCTTTTAGCCCAAAGTGTTAATCCAACTATTGAGCCGAAAGTAATTACACAAGTAAGGTTTGACACCACATATTCACCAAAAATCTTAAGGTATTGAGTTTATGGATTCTCTCACTTATATGTTATTCAACTTCAACTCTTTTATTTAATGTGAGATTGTAACTCACATTTAATATATCACAATAGATAGTTGACACGGGCACCATTTTGATTTTTCACGAAAAAGAATGTTGGAGTTGGGGCGAGTTGTATGGTGGATCGTACACAATTAAATTGAGGTATTTTAAATTGCTCATTAAATCTTCTACTATAGTATTATGATAGTTCGCTCAGTTACAAAGAGCGAACTATCATAAAGTATTAATTATAAAGAAAACATCAAAGAAAGTGCTAATATAATTTCTCTTATGTCATTTATACATAAATTAAGGACACTTGCGAATTTGGTTGCGAGTGGTGATTTTGGCATAACAATCACATGAGTCAAAGTTTCCAGCAGTGCCAGGAGGGACACAGTTGCACGTAGCACAACAACTGCCACAAGCTCTCTTGCACAGATTTGGCCTTGATGATAGTTTTCACCTTCCTTCACATGCTACCTTGCAATCTATACATtgtactactccgtcccaaaatataagcaaaaggaggtcaacaaaagtgaatgtatctggactaaattttaaaccaaatacatcaactttcattgaccaatttttacttatattttgggacggagggagtacaccATAATAAATGTTCATAAATAGTAATTAGGTCCATTAGCTATTTTTGGTCAAAGATATGTTGGAAAAATTAATACTACTTCATAATTGCAAAGAGTAGTACTTCTCAGTCTCACAATTACTACTTCTTGACTTCTTTCATCtctctcttttgtttttttctagtacaaattcTTTTATTACTTTCTATTTCACCAAAGTTGGTACATTTGATTATTtcatacaaattttaaaaatataataaatgaaaaaaaattattgtgattttacTAAGTTATAATTATTAGTTATTGATGTATTTTCTctgattataattataaataaaatagattttttatatatattaaacaaCTGATGTATCTAGTTTACACGAGTTATTCAACATACAtaaaaagtcaattttatttttaatagcgATCAGAGagagaattattattattatcatcataaaAGAGCAAAATAAAGAATAGTAACTTAAAATTGatgcatataatattaattagaagCACAATTTGAAGAGaacaaactaaaattaaatatgacattctttttatgtcaattttttttatagatgtgATAATTATTAAGTAAATATTACCTATTGTTTGGGGAAGAGGGGATGACGATGCAGCTCCATACATGCTCATCTGTAAGTTAAAAATAGTGCATGTCAATTAGGTAAATGGTTAATGTGCGGATACAAATTTGAAAACAATATGCTATACATAATAAACATACATTTAAATAGATATGCTTTAaatattatactatttttttttttcttaatactATACTATGACTaatactatactatatatatagcaTATATGCCTTACTATTTGGCGTGCTTCAACAATATGAAAAAGAACAAGTGAGAGGAGAAATGATGAGACAATGAAAGTTCTAGAGATGGCCATATTGAGTGTGTGGGTGGATTCAAGTACTAAAATGAATTTGTATTTATAGAAAGAGAGAGTGAAATGTGTTCATGAATGAATGCGTTGTATAATAGTCAAATGAAATATGAATTTGATACCAAATAATATTGTTGGCACCGCAAAGTTGCTTTGGACAGGCTAATCCAGCACACAAAGATGAACCCCACAAGTGCGGTGCTGCATCATCTACTctctttttgttgtttttaattgGTATCCTTCTTCTAAAGCTAACCACTTCAATTGAATAGAAAAATTATAACATTGTTATATTTTCATGGTGCATCATATATATGCAGATATATTCCGCCATGACAATATATCTCATACTTGTGCTACCCATTAGTCCCGCCTCGATTTTGACGGggaaaaattaatttgattggGTTTCAGTTTGGGTTTGGATTTTTTCGAATTTAAAAGACGTGAATGGGGCGGGTAATTGAGACATTGATATttaccccgaacccgtccccgaactcACTCCAGATATATCTAATTACATTTTATTTCTCTTAAATTATAAACCCTTAAACAAAGtcttaaattatattcatatgtttgtttttatttttaagttgagtattaaacaaaattattttttctatttacattctttgtttaaaaaaatatattgtcgAAACATAATAGTTTTCGACTTTAATTACctcctttttttaataaaaaaaaagtaccaaaATTCAAGGTAAGTTCATATGGAGGTGAGACAGAACGGCCGAACGGGGATATCCGAACCTCGTTGGGTATGAGTTTGGGATTCTACTTTTCATATATGTTGAGAATTGGGACAGGTTTGGGGAAACTCAAACTTTATGGGTTAGTCTTTGAGAAAGGCAAAATTCGTTCCCGCCTCATTGCCATGCCTATGTATTTTATCTACAACTCTTGTAAACTCTCATGCTAAGTTTAGTTGGAGATAAGTAAATGAAGTTGTCCACAATTTTGTTAAATTGGCTCCGTCTTTAACTAGTCTTTAGCAAGTTGAtacaatttagtttttttttttcacatgaTACTGTACAATTTAGTTTCTTAACCTAAATCATTGAGGTTGGTCACTTaaactatttaatttaatgcaacTTGGTCTCTTAATAGATGCAtatgctatattttttttttagcaaaccACCAATTTTAGTCTGTAATCCGCTATTACGTCAGTCCTTGCATATATATTGAAATTGTAAAGACATTCACAagtgtctcttttttttttgacaaatcaagTATCTCTTTTATTACtcatttttatctttaattatttttagataATCAATTTACTCCTCATATTTAGTTTTGATTGATcattttaattcataaatttaCAAACAAAAGAGGCACTATTTCTTTTATAAGATATTGTAACCAATATGTGGTGTCTCATAAACCTGTAATATTTGTCATCGTTAAAACTCGATGTGAGCCAACTAAATTGTGCAGTGCAGAACATTTCAAGTGCTTGGTTTTGATGGTTTTTAGCAACGGATGTTCATAGATATGCAGGAGGAATTGTGGTTGGTTTGGAAGATAGGGCCGACCAAATAatcttcaaaattaagtgagGCCCAAAGCAAATTTTATTGTACGAGAcctttttttgtgtgtatttgaAGCATTtcatatgtatatagagtctttTTGTTGGAGGCCTAAAGCTAGGGCTTTAGTAGCCTTACCCTTGGGCCGGCCCTGTTGGAAGAAAGATTTTATTACTGCATCCTTATGTAGTAAGAATTTTCAATTTATGCACcttaaaattaagaaatttatgAGAGGGAGAGGGTTTTCACTGCTGTATATGCTAGTCCTAATCTTAATCCTAATGAAGATAATAGAAGATTATTGTAGGAAGATTTAAAGTTGCTAACTGAAGGAATGACTGAGCCTTGGTTGTTAGCGGGAGATTTTAGTGATATTAGTTGTGTGATGACAGTACGATGATGCTTATGGTTAGAGTCAGGCCCGGCCCTGAGCTATGACTATGGATGCCACGGTCTGAGGCCCATTGTTTTAGGGGTCCAACACCAATTCTATTGATAAAAAATTTTGGTATTTGCTTgatttcttttggttttttgCCTTTGTTCCTGCTAGATTTGTTTGGTGGTTTCCTAAGTCATGCGTTCTTGTAAGGTTTGTATGGAGGAGCAGAagattttttcttaattttatttaacaaCGGACTTAAGTTAAGGAAGCCGACTCTCGTTCTTTGGACACCAACCTATGACCTATGAGCCGACTCtgttatattagtttttttttaccggccaattttaaaaatttatgatgGTAAAAAATTCTCAGAAATtactaataatttaataaaaaaaaccacTGACTCACGGTTCAAAAtcgagaagaaaaacaaaattggttggaaaaaaatattagcAAAAGGACTAACTTAACGTGACTcagtttatttcttttttttaagcaaaaattaaaagagtTTTAAACGTATCATATTTGTGAGAAACaaacttaatttaaaacatCTAAAAAAAATCCATACACGGAAATACCTTCTTCTAGATAGTAGGAAGAAAAAAGACAAGTTCCACAATTGAGTTTCGCAAAATGAAAGACTATTCAAATCCATTAAAACAATGCAACATCACCTGAGAGGACAATATATTGATCAGAACATCATGATTTGTTCTCTGCTCCAGAACTTAAACTTGAACATGCAATGTAAACATTTTTAGCAGAGGAACTAAACCCATTGAAGTTTGTCCCAAGAGAACTTGTATAAGCACCCATATTTGAAAACACAAGCCAATCGTTCATTTCAAGTTCAGGTAATGAGTACTCTTTAAGAACTGTATCAGTTGAATCACAAGTGGGTCCAAAAACCGTTGAAGGGTAAGTTTTGGTGTCTTTGTATGTAACCTCATCAGGTTTTGAACCAAATCTAAGTGTCGAGCATGTGACGATAAAATAATCATAAACAACGGTACTAAGAGTTCCATAAATTCCATCATCGATCCAATATTCTCTTAATTCACCCCTCACACGTTTTCCAATTACTTTTGTTGCTAAGGTGAATGCCGTTTCCGCAAAGTAAGTACCTGGTTCGCCAATAACAACAAGATCCTCTTCGTTTTCAAAATAAGATTTAATTGCTTCATTAATGTTTAATGATGCTTCGTCAAATTTTGATCCAGGAGTGAACCCTCCACCAATATTGAGAATTTTCATTTTCGGCATTCCAAGATTTGAAGCTGTTTCAAAAACCGTTTTAGCCAATAAAATGGCTCCGCGGTAAGCTTGTGTGTTGGCTCCTGCACTACCTATGTGGAACGACGCGCCAATTACTTTAAGTCCAACATCATCAGCAGCTTTGAGGAGCTCAGGAACTTCGTTACGAAGCGCGCCAAATTTGAGACCCAAACTAAACCGTGCTCCGTTGTCTTCCTCTGGCTTAATCCGGAGGACCAACTCACAATTTGGGTgccacatttttatttttccgaCTTCTCCAACAGAGTCAAAGGTTGTTACATTGACGCCAACACTTGCAGCATATTTAATGTGTGACTCCGATTTACACGGGTTGGCATAGATGATTCTGTCAGGTGAAACGCCAAGCGATAAAACAGATTCAATTTCAACGGGGCTTGCACAGTCAAAATTGGCGCCGAGTGAAGCCAATGCACCTAGAAGTGAAATGTTTGGGTTGCACTTAACAGCATAGAAAGGCTTCACGGTTGGAAGATTCATAGTCCATTTGTTCATGAGGTCAATAACGACCCTTAAATCAAGGACACTAAATGGTGAATCAATTTCAGATGGTTTGGTTTTGATAATGGATTGAATGATATCAAAGATAGTAGCTTCTGAGGACAAAGTTGTGACTAGTTTCTTGCCTTTGAAACCTGAAGCGCTGAAAATGTTGGTAATTTGGGATTCTTCAGCTACAAGTGTAGGCATTTTTGGGCTTCTAGCTAAGGTGATTGAATTGAAATTATAATTAAGTTGGTGTTTAAGCTAGAGAACTCACAAGGATTATATGCTGATATGCATACACATAATTGCATAGGGTAAGGGTGTAAGAATAAGATAAGATATGGAAAATACTAAATAGTGCCCCGGCGCACTGTTTAAAgaagcaaatatagtaatatgacattgaactttgtgcagtcaacgcctcgaaagtctaaaaagtattattttcaatttaaaaatttccttttttagtttccttaaccggtgccccggggacaccggttagcataacccATAAGATATTAGACAGGCCGTGAGATTTGCCGACATTTTGCCTCGTGAAACATGAGGTTACGCtacatattataataataaaaatgctaATTAGCGAATACGGAACACTAATTAAAAATATGGTTTTTCTGTTCTAAGATATTATCTTTTTTGAGCTGCATATGTGTTTTGGATTTGCCATTTATAAAAGGAGCTGTATGTGGGTTGAGGAGTATGCGTGTCTCATAGAAAAGGGATTAGAGGGCATGTAGCTTTTGCCCCCTCCTTCTAGGACTAATGTTTCATTCCACCCTCAAATATATAGCTGTCAAAATGGGTTATCCAACCCTAAACTAGTCGTCCCTAATTAACAAGCCACGAGCTTTATAAGACGGGCTAAAAAGTCCTATTTAAAAATGGGATCTAAATATACTACCCGAGCCCGGACCtacatttaaaaagtatcaatttggtcacttacgtttattttaggtttcaagttagtcttttCCGTTAGTTTAGttactaacaccgtttgaatagtacacgtgtcagcatgTCCAAgcgccacgtgtcagtccacatatgaaATTGActgtcacatgtgacaaaattgacggaaaagactatcttgaaacctaaaataaacgtaagggaccaaattgaaacttaaaataaacgtaaggggccaaatgtatagttaaacctttatttttttaaaagtataaaagatgcttattttaatgtaagcattatttttttttatttccttaactagtgctccgagacactagttagcatgacccgaaagaaaaatgctaactaACTGCCTAACCCAAAACAAAATGTATAGACTATAAAATGTAAAAGGAAACAAATTTAGATATGAATGgttgcatttttttattaacatttTGGTTCTCACTGGGAAATGAGCCggataatttagagttcggaCGCGAAATAAGTAAAGTTTGCTAAAAAATTATTCCCATCAGAAATCAAACTTGGTTTCTCCCGAATGGTTGCATTTTATATGTGTGcattatttctttttcaataattgTGTACTTAACTATTAGTAAAAAAACTTTGTACcatatttttacaaaaacaagctcaattcattttattaatcaaaaagattttcaatacaaaaagaaatcaaatcaaacaaacaacgATTAGACCGATAAAAGGCCGCATTAGCTAGTACCATGTTGTTGTTAGCGCATGCAGCAGCTGTTGTTGCGCTTCTGATATGTTGTTTACCGCTGCCCATTCGTCCCAAAGGTGCGCCGCTAGCTTGTTACCGTAAGTTAACTCGCTCATCATTCAATATATCACAATTTTATAAGTTCTTAATTTCTTCTTCTACTTTTGTCAATACATACATTATTTCTCTTCTTCCATCATCTGTGATTTGATATTAcgatttctaatattttatctaaatgtttgatttattttctcaattttagaGGTTTCAGATCTTCAAAATCACATAGACTTAAAAACAAACGAAAAGAAgcatttgatgaaaaaaaaatatgtggcTTATCAAACACCAGTACAATATAATAGCAAAAATCAATGATGAATGTATAGGTGCTCTTATTTCTCTCAATATTCCCGTTTTTCATAATTTGTTCTCTTGCGACAGAACTTCAACTTGAATAGGCAATGTAAGTATTTTTAGCTGAGGAGCTAAACCCATTGAAATTGGTCGCACAAGAAGTTGTATAAGCACCCATATTTGAAAACACAAGCCAATCATTCATTTCAAGTTCGGGTAATGGGTACTTTTTAAGAACCGTATCAGTCGAATCACAAGTGGGTCCAAAAACCATTGAAGGGTAAGTTTTGGTGTCTTTGTATGTAGCATTCTCATGTTTTGAATCAAACCTAAGTGTTGAGcactttataataaaataatcataaaCAGTCATACAAAGAGTTCCATAAATTCCATCGTCGATCCAATACTCTTTTAATTCACCCCTCACACGTTTCCCAATCACTTTTGTTGCTAAGGTGAATGCGGTTTCCGCAAAGTAAGTACCTGGCTCACCAATAACAACAAGATCCTCTTCATTTTCGAAATAAGATTTAATTGCATCATGAATGCTTAACGACGCTTCGTCAAATTTCGATCCAGAAGAGAATCCACCACCAATATCGAGAATTTTCATTTTCGGCATTCCAAGTCGTGAAGCCGTTTCAAAAACAGCTTTAGCCAATAAAATGGCTCCGCGGTAAGCTTGTGCATCGGCTCCCATACTACCTATGTGGAATGCCACGCCCGTCACTTTAAGTCCAGCTATGTTAGCAGCTTTGAGTAGTTTCGGAACTTCATTAAGAAGAGCGCCATATTTGAGACCCAAACAAAACCGTGCTCCGGTTTCTTCCTCCGGCTTAATCCGAAGGATCAACTTACAGTTTGGATgccacttttttattttttcgacTTCTCCAACAGAGTCAAAGGTGGTTACATTGACACCGACACTTGCAGCATATTTAATGTGTGATTCCGGTTTACACGGGTTGGCGTAGATGATTCTTTCGGGTGAAACCCCAAGTGATAAAATGGATTCGATTTCGACCTTACTTGCACAGTCGAAATTGGAGCCGAGTGAAGCCAGTGTGCTTAGAAGTGAAATGTTTGGGTTACACTTAACGGCATAGAAAGGCTTCACAGTTGGAAGGTTTGTAGTCCATTTGTTCATGAGGTCAATAACTACCCTTAAATCAAGGACACTAAATGGTGAATCAATTTCAGTTGGTTTGGTTTTGATAATGGCTTGAATGATATCAAAGATAGTAGCTTCTGAGGACAAAGTTGTCACTAATTCATTGGCTTTGACACCTGAAGCACCAAACATGAGCTTCAAATTGGTAATTTGGGACTCTTCGGCTACTAGTGTAGGCATTTTTGGGTTCTCAGTAGCTAGGTGGTTGAAAATGAGGACAAGAGAAGAAGGTAGTTGGGATTATAATTGAGTTGGGTGCTAGAGATAGAACTCACAAAGATATCTTATCTTATATAAGAAAAGATATCACACATGGTAGCTGTAAGATATCCATATCCCCACGCGATACATGGGTTttctatattttaatattttttgtttacaacgAGCTTATGATTGAATCTAAGACTTATAATATACTAcccaaatttttcactactaaGAACAAACATAGTGGcttctatattttattatttaataatgaGTGGGTTTGTTTAagattcttttaaaatatattgttttgaaaaagtctaaaaaaaaattctaggaaatttttttaaaaaaatgaagttattCTATGTTTGCTTACTgtctaaaaaaatgtttttaaaaaatgtgcTTTTACACctaaattcgttttttttaacGTGCAAAGATGGGAAATATGATCAGAAAATAAAAGATGGGAAATATGATGAGTTAACAGATTTCCATTCGATGTTCAATATTATGAGAAAAAGGGGAATTACTTTCTAAAAAGAGTGACAAAAACTACAAAATTGGGTCTACAAAGATGAACACAAAGAAACACTACTGCCCAACTAGCTATAAAACCTCCATTACTTCACTACCTCAACTCTTGACCATACTCAAAGTGAAGGATCTCTTTGGAAACATCGACTACTTCCTCGACTTCAATGTCCTTGGCTTCATATTCTTCTTCCTCGTCACTAGCTTTGCCGTTAATCAGCTCTTGCCTCTTTGACATCTCTTCTTCATGCAACTGCTTCCATTGATTAACCCATTTCTCCCAATCTTCTTTCAAGATCTTGCGCTTCTCTTGCTCCTGCTCACTCAGCAGCAATGAAACATCTTGATCTTCAGCTTCATATTTCTTACTATACTTCTTCAAGTTCTTTGCAATCTCTTCCTCTTTCTCAGCAGTCAAGAAAGATGCTGGTCTTGGTCTCCATAAGAGCTGATATAAGCTATCCTTCGATATCCGATACAGATGTTTGCCATTGAAAGACCATATGTTGAATCCATTTTCCATATTATCATGATGAGTCACAGCAGTTGCAACATACCTGTAGTATAAAAGAGATAACCAATGATCAGTAACATAACAAAAGTCAAACATTTAATGATTAACTacagaaaattattttttttttactgatgtTACACAAATTTATCCATGATCTTCTGCGTTAGTCAGTCGACAATATCATCACTTGTTTGAATAAACAATATACCTTCCAGTTGGATCCCATTCAACATCAGTTGCATAAAAATGTTCTGTATTAGCCATGGTTTCGAGATCATCAACATCGTAAAATTCCAACAGTCCGTTCAAACCTTTCAACCCTGCTAGTACAATGAAGCGACCTACAGGTGACCAAAACAAAGCATTTGCCTGCTTGCCTTTCAGAGTAGTGAGCTTTGAAACTCGGCCAGTGTTCTGAGCAGTCCGCATAGAGTAGATACTAATATCAGGCTTAGGCATATAACCATGAATAACAGCAAACCTATGTCCCTTTGGCTCCCAAGCAAATGCAATGATCTTATCATTCTTATTCTCAAGCTCCAGAACTTCAATTGGTATGTCACGTTCCTTTATACGGAAAAGCTCAAAGCCTGTGCAagtgtttttctttgttttcgTATATCGATCTACAATAACAGCAAGGTAATCCCCATTGCTCTGCCAGTACATCTTGCAGTCACTAACACTAAAAAGGTTCT encodes:
- the LOC123923631 gene encoding ornithine decarboxylase-like, which encodes MPTLVAEESQITNLKLMFGASGVKANELVTTLSSEATIFDIIQAIIKTKPTEIDSPFSVLDLRVVIDLMNKWTTNLPTVKPFYAVKCNPNISLLSTLASLGSNFDCASKVEIESILSLGVSPERIIYANPCKPESHIKYAASVGVNVTTFDSVGEVEKIKKWHPNCKLILRIKPEEETGARFCLGLKYGALLNEVPKLLKAANIAGLKVTGVAFHIGSMGADAQAYRGAILLAKAVFETASRLGMPKMKILDIGGGFSSGSKFDEASLSIHDAIKSYFENEEDLVVIGEPGTYFAETAFTLATKVIGKRVRGELKEYWIDDGIYGTLCMTVYDYFIIKCSTLRFDSKHENATYKDTKTYPSMVFGPTCDSTDTVLKKYPLPELEMNDWLVFSNMGAYTTSCATNFNGFSSSAKNTYIAYSS
- the LOC123923630 gene encoding ornithine decarboxylase-like; this translates as MPTLVAEESQITNIFSASGFKGKKLVTTLSSEATIFDIIQSIIKTKPSEIDSPFSVLDLRVVIDLMNKWTMNLPTVKPFYAVKCNPNISLLGALASLGANFDCASPVEIESVLSLGVSPDRIIYANPCKSESHIKYAASVGVNVTTFDSVGEVGKIKMWHPNCELVLRIKPEEDNGARFSLGLKFGALRNEVPELLKAADDVGLKVIGASFHIGSAGANTQAYRGAILLAKTVFETASNLGMPKMKILNIGGGFTPGSKFDEASLNINEAIKSYFENEEDLVVIGEPGTYFAETAFTLATKVIGKRVRGELREYWIDDGIYGTLSTVVYDYFIVTCSTLRFGSKPDEVTYKDTKTYPSTVFGPTCDSTDTVLKEYSLPELEMNDWLVFSNMGAYTSSLGTNFNGFSSSAKNVYIACSSLSSGAENKS